From Clavelina lepadiformis chromosome 9, kaClaLepa1.1, whole genome shotgun sequence, the proteins below share one genomic window:
- the LOC143470426 gene encoding melanotransferrin-like isoform X2, whose translation MSSINFMSMESGESKTKPASRCLLCWTVIASLAAIGLLIGVIVLATSPPTNNNTGYAPVRWCTISSDEQTKCLKMEDAFKQANMLPGVTCIAKSGVDSCVSALENSEADAITLDGGHVYNERSKLKPVMAEDYGEGDATYWAVAVVKKSDTTTFFTQSGLQGKKSCHTGLGKSAGWKMPVGTMKSLGIIKVSSSCDVSSAVGNLFGTVCAPGGDGKLCAGCDGTCEINCDGENFCGYTGAFRCLVSGGDVAFVKHTTVFDNTDGNNNDPWATSLVSQDYELLCKDGSRAPLAAYEICNMGKVPSHSVVVSVNAPASISSAVTEMLVVAQLKFGPHTSGNFQLFGGPKPDLLFKSSTKILLPLRSDCTAERFLGNSYLSNLLQVNCAEEILEPQTTSCVLSQYSNYSPSSLRWCVTTDAEMAKCRDLTARAQDFNIGLTIDCKLAADVDTCAQMIVEGTMDGVSMDGGEIYKAGEQLQPLAAETYNVTDAEGTTYYAVAVAKASDSSNLTRSGLQGKKTCHTGYGKTAGWNMPVGFMIENNIISFDNTTCNILDAMANFFGGSCVPGVTSLSSLSDQVKQKLCDICSGSGSNKCVTSLEPYSGYSGAFNCMKNGAGNIAFVKHLTALDTTLAPNPDDFKLLCPDGTTKPVDKYLGCNIAKVPSHAFMVSTRHSALYKARVWALLNQLQTNQTLFSSDGYGGSSDKDLLFKDSTKCLLKVDNSCTYTDFLGASYVNAVDGIQCRTRDVTTKPCQLVVPTTCTP comes from the exons ATGTCTTCAATAAACTTCATGAGCATG GAAAGTGGTGAATCGAAAACTAAACCTGCTTCGAGGTGCTTGTTGTGTTGGACAGTTATCGCATCACTTGCTGCAATTGGACTTCTCATCGGTGTTATTGTTCTTGCAACTTCTCCAC CAACAAATAATAACACTGGCTATGCACCAGTGAGGTGGTGCACTATAAGCTCAGATGAGCAGacaaaatgcttaaaaatGGAAGATGCATTTAAACAAGCCAATATGCTCCCTGGTGTGACTTGTATTGCTAAGAGTGGCGTTGACAGTTGTGTGAGTGCACTGGAAAATAGTGAAGCTGATGCAATTACATTAGATGGTGGACATGTTTACAATGAGCGCTCGAAACTGAAACCAGTCATGGCTGAAGATTATGGAGAAG gAGATGCAACATATTGGGCCGTGGCAGTTGTGAAAAAGTCAGAcacaacaacattttttacaCAAAGTGGGCTTCAAGGAAAAAAATCATGTCACACTGGTTTAGGCAAAAGTGCCGGTTGGAAAATGCCTGTAGGCACAATGAAAAGTTTAG gAATTATTAAAGTCTCTAGCTCATGCGATGTATCCTCAGCTGTTGGCAACCTCTTTGGAACAGTTTGTGCTCCCGGTGGAGATGGAAAGCTCTGTGCAGGCTGTGATGGAACTTGTGAAATCAATTGTGATGGTGAAAACTTTTGCGGGTACACTGGAGCATTCAG GTGCCTGGTTTCTGGGGGCGATGTTGCCTTCGTCAAGCATACCACTGTGTTTGATAACACAGATGGAAACAATAATGACCCATGGGCGACCTCATTGGTTTCGCAG GATTATGAACTGTTATGTAAGGATGGGTCTAGGGCCCCACTTGCTGCAtatgaaatttgcaacatGGGGAAGGTCCCTTCTCATAGTGTCGTGGTTTCAGTCAATGCTCCTGCCAGCATCTCATCAGCAGTGACAgaaatgcttgttgttgcacAG CTGAAATTCGGACCTCACACATCTGGGAATTTTCAGCTGTTTGGCGGCCCAAAGCCTGACCTGCTTTTTAAATCAAGTACCAAGATCCTGCTACCTTTACGAAGTGACTGCACAGCAGAG AGATTTCTTGGAAACAGCTATTTGTCCAACCTGCTTCAAGTTAACTGCGCAGAAGAAATACTTGAACCTCAGACAACCTCATGCGTTCTCTCACAGTACTCAAACTACTCAC CAAGCAGTCTGCGGTGGTGTGTGACTACTGACGCAGAAATGGCGAAATGTCGTGACCTTACAGCTAGAGCACAAGACTTCAACATTGGCTTGACCATTGATTGCAAACTGG CTGCAGATGTTGATACTTGCGCACAAATGATAGTAGAAGGTACTATGGATGGTGTTTCTATGGATGGGGGTGAAATTTACAAAGCTGGTGAACAACTACAGCCCCTTGCTGCAGAAACATACAATGTCACTGATG CTGAAGGCACCACATATTACGCTGTTGCTGTAGCTAAAGCAAGCGACTCATCCAATTTAACCCGGAGCGGGTTGCAAGGCAAGAAGACATGTCATACCGGTTATGGAAAAACTGCAGGATGGAACATGCCAGTTGGATTTATGATTGAAAATA ACATCATCAGCTTTGACAATACAACCTGCAATATTCTGGATGCTATGGCAAATTTTTTCGGTGGTAGTTGTGTTCCCGGTGTAACATCTCTTAGCTCACTCAGTGATCAGGTCAAACAGAAGTTGTGTGATATTTGCAGTGGAAGTGGATCGAACAAATGTGTTACGTCCCTTGAACCTTATTCGGGCTATTCTGGGGCTTTTAA CTGCATGAAAAATGGTGCGGGCAACATTGCTTTTGTGAAACACTTGACTGCTTTGGATACAACTTTGGCCCCAAATCCAGACGATTTTAAACTCTTATGCCCAGATGGCACCACAAAACCTGTTGATAAATATCTGGGATGCAACATCGCAAAA GTACCTTCACATGCATTTATGGTATCTACAAGACATAGCGCCCTCTATAAGGCAAGAGTCTGGGCCCTCCTTAACCAACTGCAG ACAAATCAAACATTATTCTCGAGTGATGGATATGGAGGATCGAGTGATAAAGACCTGTtgtttaag GATTCCACAAAGTGTTTACTGAAAGTTGACAACTCCTGCACTTATACCGATTTTCTCGGTGCCAGTTATGTCAATGCAGTTGATGGCATACAGTGTCGCACGCGTGACGTCACCACTAAGCCCTGCCAGCTTGTCGTACCCACAACCTGCACACCTTAA
- the LOC143470751 gene encoding fibrinogen-like protein A produces MKLLISFVLLAFCWKLAFLQQCRQVTVCNDDMINGDVTKGDKGDVGIPGKAGNKGIKGEPGEIGRNGIQGESCSLGSFGDRLMEKLTRLEELLTVTTTTPTTTTSSTTTTTAAPALSSCADASTTNGVHTLQNGDEVLCENGWTVFQRRTDGTEDFEQTWDAYRTGFGQMTGEFWLGLEKIYRLTRSGNCRLKIEVWDFDDVYKYANYNGFSVDDESNLFRLHIGSYSGTAGDALHYHNNRPFTARDRDNDESGGNCADEYGGSGGWWYGSCRHSALNAVWGRSNSRGKIEWWQFKQSGGMEATKMMFRCD; encoded by the exons ATGAAGTTGTTAATCTCTTTCGTTTTGTTGGCATTTTGTTGGAAGTTGGCATTTTTACAGCAATGTAGACAG GTGACGGTCTGCAATGATGACATGATCAATGGTGATGTAACAAAAGGTGACAAAGGTGATGTTGGGATTCCAGGAAAAGCTGGAAACAAAGGAATCAAAGGAGAACCTGGAGAAATTGGACGAAACGGTATTCAGGGAGAATCGTGCTCACTGGGGTCATTCGGGGACAGATTAATGGAGAAATTAACAC GTCTTGAAGAACTGTTGACAGTAACAACTACTACGCCTACTACGACCACGTCATCAACAACCACGACCACAGCAGCACCTGCCCTGTCGTCATGTGCTGATGCGTCCACAACCAATGGCGTGCACACTTTGCAAAATGGCGACGAAGTGTTATGTGAAAATGGATGGACT GTTTTCCAAAGACGCACAGACGGAACTGAAGACTTTGAACAAACCTGGGATGCTTACAGGACAGGATTTGGGCAAATGACAGGAGAATTTTGGCTAG gGCTGGAGAAAATTTATCGACTCACACGGAGTGGCAATTGCAGATTGAAGATCGAAGTTTGGGACTTTGATGATGTTTACAAATACGCCAACTACAA TGGATTCTCGGTTGATGATGAAAGCAATCTCTTTCGTCTTCACATCGGTTCATACAGTGGTACTGCAGGCGACGCTTTGCATTATCACAACAATCGTCCTTTTACAGCCCGTGATCGAGACAATGATGAAAG TGGTGGTAACTGTGCGGATGAATACGGAGGAAGCGGCGGTTGGTGGTATGGCAGTTGTCGACATTCCGCTTTGAATGCCGTGTGGGGTCGTTCAAACAGTCGAGGGAAAATAGAATGGTGGCAATTCAAGCAATCAGGCGGAATGGAAGCGACCAAAATGATGTTTCGATGcgattaa
- the LOC143470749 gene encoding organic cation transporter protein-like, which produces MPAHTGYCQDEQQNRRKEQQKEKTKEEIKKTLPSETDARKTCFKAGVEIISNRMMMTRILIVSLSWCVMNMSYFAIVLNNNNLSGNRFVNVSIGGAVEVLAYVIFYVIVDSFGRRKSYMITMTCCAAGIAFTPLAEIWSEHLVVVLSMFGRLTTSIGFAIIYVHHVEFFPTPTRQTVMGICSACGRIGAIIAPFVLNAGENGETVAPCLGMAAVILLSVASNVFLLETRDQPLPQNVEDALKMKGLWPTSFCRGSTGGKSNVMQNSSSSSNVDWVKTDP; this is translated from the exons ATGCCAGCTCATACGGGATA TTGCCAGGATGAACAACAGAACAGAAGGAAGGAACAACAGAAGGAAAAAACCaaagaagaaattaaaaagacTCTTCCATCGGAGACAGATGCTCGAAAGACTTGCTTTAAAGCCGGGGTGGAAATAATATCGAATCGTATGATGATGACACGCATCCTAATTGTTAGTCTTTCATG GTGCGTTATGAACATGTCTTACTTTGCCATCGTTCTTAATAACAACAACCTGAGTGGAAATCGTTTCGTGAATGTGTCGATCGGAGGCGCCGTGGAGGTTCTGGCTTACGTTATATTCTACGTCATCGTGGATTCGTTTGGACGAAGGAAGTCTTACATGATAACAATGACGTGTTGCGCAGCTGGCATCGCTTTCACCCCATTGGCAGAGATAT GGAGTGAACATTTGGTGGTTGTCCTTTCCATGTTTGGAAGATTGACCACTAGCATTGGTTTTGCGATCATCTATGTCCATCACGTGGAATTCTTCCCAACACCTACAAGACAAACGGTGATGGGGATTTGCTCTGCTTGCGGTAGAATTGGAGCAATTATTGCGCCATTTGTCTTGAATGCAG GAGAGAATGGCGAAACCGTTGCCCCATGTCTCGGAATGGCAGCTGTCATACTTCTCTCGGTCGCATCAAACGTCTTCTTACTTGAAACACGTGATCAACCACTTCCACAAAATGTGGAGGATGCTTTAAAGATGAAAGG ATTGTGGCCCACCAGCTTTTGTCGTGGGAGCACTGGCGGAAAAAGTAATGTGATGCAGAATTCTTCGTCAAGCAGCAATGTGGATTGGGTGAAGACTGACCCCTAG
- the LOC143470426 gene encoding melanotransferrin-like isoform X1, translated as MSSINFMSMESGESKTKPASRCLLCWTVIASLAAIGLLIGVIVLATSPPATNNNTGYAPVRWCTISSDEQTKCLKMEDAFKQANMLPGVTCIAKSGVDSCVSALENSEADAITLDGGHVYNERSKLKPVMAEDYGEGDATYWAVAVVKKSDTTTFFTQSGLQGKKSCHTGLGKSAGWKMPVGTMKSLGIIKVSSSCDVSSAVGNLFGTVCAPGGDGKLCAGCDGTCEINCDGENFCGYTGAFRCLVSGGDVAFVKHTTVFDNTDGNNNDPWATSLVSQDYELLCKDGSRAPLAAYEICNMGKVPSHSVVVSVNAPASISSAVTEMLVVAQLKFGPHTSGNFQLFGGPKPDLLFKSSTKILLPLRSDCTAERFLGNSYLSNLLQVNCAEEILEPQTTSCVLSQYSNYSPSSLRWCVTTDAEMAKCRDLTARAQDFNIGLTIDCKLAADVDTCAQMIVEGTMDGVSMDGGEIYKAGEQLQPLAAETYNVTDAEGTTYYAVAVAKASDSSNLTRSGLQGKKTCHTGYGKTAGWNMPVGFMIENNIISFDNTTCNILDAMANFFGGSCVPGVTSLSSLSDQVKQKLCDICSGSGSNKCVTSLEPYSGYSGAFNCMKNGAGNIAFVKHLTALDTTLAPNPDDFKLLCPDGTTKPVDKYLGCNIAKVPSHAFMVSTRHSALYKARVWALLNQLQTNQTLFSSDGYGGSSDKDLLFKDSTKCLLKVDNSCTYTDFLGASYVNAVDGIQCRTRDVTTKPCQLVVPTTCTP; from the exons ATGTCTTCAATAAACTTCATGAGCATG GAAAGTGGTGAATCGAAAACTAAACCTGCTTCGAGGTGCTTGTTGTGTTGGACAGTTATCGCATCACTTGCTGCAATTGGACTTCTCATCGGTGTTATTGTTCTTGCAACTTCTCCAC CAGCAACAAATAATAACACTGGCTATGCACCAGTGAGGTGGTGCACTATAAGCTCAGATGAGCAGacaaaatgcttaaaaatGGAAGATGCATTTAAACAAGCCAATATGCTCCCTGGTGTGACTTGTATTGCTAAGAGTGGCGTTGACAGTTGTGTGAGTGCACTGGAAAATAGTGAAGCTGATGCAATTACATTAGATGGTGGACATGTTTACAATGAGCGCTCGAAACTGAAACCAGTCATGGCTGAAGATTATGGAGAAG gAGATGCAACATATTGGGCCGTGGCAGTTGTGAAAAAGTCAGAcacaacaacattttttacaCAAAGTGGGCTTCAAGGAAAAAAATCATGTCACACTGGTTTAGGCAAAAGTGCCGGTTGGAAAATGCCTGTAGGCACAATGAAAAGTTTAG gAATTATTAAAGTCTCTAGCTCATGCGATGTATCCTCAGCTGTTGGCAACCTCTTTGGAACAGTTTGTGCTCCCGGTGGAGATGGAAAGCTCTGTGCAGGCTGTGATGGAACTTGTGAAATCAATTGTGATGGTGAAAACTTTTGCGGGTACACTGGAGCATTCAG GTGCCTGGTTTCTGGGGGCGATGTTGCCTTCGTCAAGCATACCACTGTGTTTGATAACACAGATGGAAACAATAATGACCCATGGGCGACCTCATTGGTTTCGCAG GATTATGAACTGTTATGTAAGGATGGGTCTAGGGCCCCACTTGCTGCAtatgaaatttgcaacatGGGGAAGGTCCCTTCTCATAGTGTCGTGGTTTCAGTCAATGCTCCTGCCAGCATCTCATCAGCAGTGACAgaaatgcttgttgttgcacAG CTGAAATTCGGACCTCACACATCTGGGAATTTTCAGCTGTTTGGCGGCCCAAAGCCTGACCTGCTTTTTAAATCAAGTACCAAGATCCTGCTACCTTTACGAAGTGACTGCACAGCAGAG AGATTTCTTGGAAACAGCTATTTGTCCAACCTGCTTCAAGTTAACTGCGCAGAAGAAATACTTGAACCTCAGACAACCTCATGCGTTCTCTCACAGTACTCAAACTACTCAC CAAGCAGTCTGCGGTGGTGTGTGACTACTGACGCAGAAATGGCGAAATGTCGTGACCTTACAGCTAGAGCACAAGACTTCAACATTGGCTTGACCATTGATTGCAAACTGG CTGCAGATGTTGATACTTGCGCACAAATGATAGTAGAAGGTACTATGGATGGTGTTTCTATGGATGGGGGTGAAATTTACAAAGCTGGTGAACAACTACAGCCCCTTGCTGCAGAAACATACAATGTCACTGATG CTGAAGGCACCACATATTACGCTGTTGCTGTAGCTAAAGCAAGCGACTCATCCAATTTAACCCGGAGCGGGTTGCAAGGCAAGAAGACATGTCATACCGGTTATGGAAAAACTGCAGGATGGAACATGCCAGTTGGATTTATGATTGAAAATA ACATCATCAGCTTTGACAATACAACCTGCAATATTCTGGATGCTATGGCAAATTTTTTCGGTGGTAGTTGTGTTCCCGGTGTAACATCTCTTAGCTCACTCAGTGATCAGGTCAAACAGAAGTTGTGTGATATTTGCAGTGGAAGTGGATCGAACAAATGTGTTACGTCCCTTGAACCTTATTCGGGCTATTCTGGGGCTTTTAA CTGCATGAAAAATGGTGCGGGCAACATTGCTTTTGTGAAACACTTGACTGCTTTGGATACAACTTTGGCCCCAAATCCAGACGATTTTAAACTCTTATGCCCAGATGGCACCACAAAACCTGTTGATAAATATCTGGGATGCAACATCGCAAAA GTACCTTCACATGCATTTATGGTATCTACAAGACATAGCGCCCTCTATAAGGCAAGAGTCTGGGCCCTCCTTAACCAACTGCAG ACAAATCAAACATTATTCTCGAGTGATGGATATGGAGGATCGAGTGATAAAGACCTGTtgtttaag GATTCCACAAAGTGTTTACTGAAAGTTGACAACTCCTGCACTTATACCGATTTTCTCGGTGCCAGTTATGTCAATGCAGTTGATGGCATACAGTGTCGCACGCGTGACGTCACCACTAAGCCCTGCCAGCTTGTCGTACCCACAACCTGCACACCTTAA
- the LOC143470427 gene encoding cytoplasmic 60S subunit biogenesis factor ZNF622-like: MSTTSYTCITCHVAFTNADVQRLHYKSDWHRYNLKRKVVALPPISIENFQEKVTAQQALTANSQSQENVVGVACKACQRRFNSYNSYANHLKSKKHREAEAKELAVVKKKLEETSQAHIEKSESQDSDTSSELKAMDKALADARSSLQQPTILRSDTEKTSNKNFTKEDNPRLRWYRKQMREMKERKENDDADENSDEWEELSDDEETLGDNSESDVGSQTDSNVTETSSLAGVMSRIKLDSDADVESLLSEQGRDQQMISPYQCLFCPKKLTIIEENVSHMSLAHGFFIPELPYLTDLEGLLSYLGEKVGVGNVCLWCNERGHAFYSLKAVRTHMKDKGHCKMFIEGDAALEYADFYDFSSSYPDYDPDDEATDEEIEVADEDVQEDDSEEDMELVLPSGAKVGHRSLMRYYKQKFPTVDRYNGKGGKPRIERLMAQYKAIGWHGSSSAPALKKQEKDMKYIQSMKAKYLQHLGVKNNKTMMKHFRLQIQY; this comes from the exons ATGTCTACAACTAGTTATACTTGCATTACGTGCCACGTAGCATTTACAAATGCCGATGTACAAAGACTTCATTACAAATCAGACTGGCATCGATACAACTTAAAGCGAAAAGTGGTTGCACTTCCTCCCATTTCAATTGagaattttcaagaaaaagtAACAGCGCAACAGGCTTTG ACAGCAAACAGTCAATCTCAAGAAAATGTCGTTGGTGTTGCGTGCAAGGCGTGCCAACGAAGATTCAACTCCTACAACTCGTACGCCAATCACTTAAAGTCCAAAAAGCACAGGGAAGCAGAAGCTAAGGAGCTCGCAGTTGTAAAGAAGAAACTTGAGGAAACCTCACAAGCGcatattgaaaaaa GTGAATCACAAGACTCAGATACGTCGTCAGAATTGAAGGCCATGGATAAAGCATTGGCTGATGCCAGGAGCAGTCTTCAACAACCAACCATTTTACGATCTGACACAgaaaaaacttcaaacaaaaa tttcaCCAAGGAAGACAACCCGAGACTGCGCTGGTACAGAAAGCAAATGCGAGAGATGAAAGAAAGGAAGGAAAATGATGATGCAGATGAGAATAGTGACGAATGGGAGGAGCTCAGTGATGATGAAGAAACATTAG GTGACAATAGTGAATCAGATGTCGGTTCACAAACTGATTCCAATGTTACCGAAACCTCTTCACTTGCTGGAGTAATGTCCAG AATCAAACTGGATTCTGATGCAGACGTTGAATCTCTACTGTCAGAACAAGGAAGAGACCAGCAGATGATTAGCCCCTATCAGTGTCTATTCTGTCCCAAGAAATTAACCATCATTGAGGAAAATGTTTCTCATATGTCTCTGGCACATGGGTTTTTTATACCGGAACTGCCCTATCTCACTGATCTTGAGGGACTTTTGTCGTACTTAG GGGAAAAGGTTGGCGTTGGAAATGTCTGCTTGTGGTGCAATGAACGGGGACATGCGTTTTATTCCTTAAAAGCAGTGAGAACGCACATGAAGGACAAAGGACactgtaaaatgtttatagaAGGAGACGCAGCATTGGAATATGCTGATTTTTATGACTTTAG TTCAAGTTATCCTGATTATGATCCTGACGATGAAGCTACTGATGAAGAAATTGAAGTTGCAGACGAGGATGTCCAGGAGGATGATAGTGAGGAAGATATGGAACTGGTTTTACCATCTGGAGCAAAAGTTGGCCATCGCAGTCTGATGag ATACTACAAGCAAAAGTTTCCAACTGTTGATCGGTACAATGGTAAAGGTGGAAAACCCCGCATTGAAAGGTTGATGGCACAGTATAAGGCCATAGGATGGCACGGATCATCAT CTGCTCCTGCACTGAAGAAACAAGAGAAAGACATGAAGTACATACAAAGCATGAAAGCTAAATACCTTCAACACCTCGGtgtgaaaaataacaaaactatgATGAAGCATTTCAGGCTCCAAATCCAATACTAA
- the LOC143470707 gene encoding ficolin-2-like, giving the protein MKLLISFVLLAFCLKLAFLQQCRQVTVCNDDVINGDVTKGDKGDVGIPGKAGNKGIKGEPGEIRRKGIQGESCSLGSFGDRLMEKLTRLEELLTVTTTAPTTTTSSTTTTTSAPAMSSCADASSTNGVHTLQNGDEVLCENRWTVFQRRTDGSEDFEQTWDAYRTGFGQMTREFWLGLEKIYRLTRSGNCRLKIEVWDFDDVYKYANYNGFSVDDESNLFRLHIGSYSGTAGDALYYHNNRPFTARDRDNDANTGGNCADDYGGSGGWWYGACRNSALNAVWGRSNSRGKIEWYHWKTTGGMEATKMMFRCD; this is encoded by the exons ATGAAGTTGTTAATCTCTTTCGTTTTGTTGGcattttgtttgaagttgGCTTTTTTACAGCAATGTAGGCAG GTGACTGTCTGCAATGATGACGTGATCAATGGTGATGTAACAAAAGGTGACAAAGGTGATGTTGGGATTCCAGGAAAAGCTGGAAACAAAGGAATCAAAGGAGAACCTGGAGAAATTAGACGAAAAGGTATTCAGGGAGAATCGTGCTCACTGGGGTCATTCGGGGACAGATTAATGGAGAAATTGACAC GTCTTGAAGAACTGTTGACAGTAACAACCACTGCACCTACTACGACCACGTCATCAACAACCACGACCACGTCAGCACCTGCCATGTCGTCATGTGCTGATGCGTCCTCAACCAATGGCGTGCACACTTTGCAAAATGGCGACGAAGTGTTGTGTGAAAATAGATGGACT GTTTTCCAAAGACGCACAGACGGAAGTGAAGACTTCGAACAAACCTGGGACGCTTACAGGACAGGATTTGGCCAAATGACAAGAGAATTTTGGCTAG GCCTGGAGAAAATTTATCGACTTACACGAAGTGGCAATTGCAGATTGAAGATCGAAGTTTGGGACTTTGATGATGTTTACAAATACGCCAACTACAA TGGATTCTCGGTTGATGATGAAAGCAATCTCTTTCGTCTTCACATCGGTTCATACAGTGGTACTGCAGGCGACGCTTTGTATTATCACAACAATCGTCCTTTTACAGCCCGTGATCGTGACAACGACGCTAACAC TGGTGGCAATTGTGCGGATGATTACGGAGGAAGCGGCGGTTGGTGGTATGGAGCTTGTCGAAATTCCGCTTTGAATGCCGTGTGGGGTCGTTCCAACAGTCGGGGGAAAATAGAATGGTATCATTGGAAAACAACAGGCGGAATGGAAGCGACCAAAATGATGTTTCGATGTGATTAA